The Williamwhitmania taraxaci genome includes the window AGGGGCTTGGTGCTGATTGCAGGTCGTTCAAAAGGAAATCACCGTTGGTAGCAGGTTTACTTTCGGCAGCAGTGCCCGGCCTTGGAAAAATTTATGCAAAAAAGACAGGAGGTGGGATTTCTGCTTTCTTAACGGTGAGCATTCTCGGAGCCTTAACCTATGAGAATTTCACTAAGCGTGGAATCGAACACCCCGGAACTATTGTTGCGGGTAGCCTGTTTTCACTTGCTTATGTTGGAAATATTTACGGAAGTGTATATAGTGTAAATGCATATAGAGAGGAGTTCTATGAAAAAGTTAATTATCGCGTGCTGTTTCATCTTCACATTCCCCTTCGCAACTTTTTCGATAGATAGGCCTAGCGCCGATAGCCTTGTAAAGGAGGGCCGTTACCTTGACGCAGCCCTTGAATATGAGCGGCTCTGTTTCTTAAGCGATTCGAATAATAAGAACGAACTATTGATGCAGAAGGCTCTTTGTCTTCGGTGGGCAGGAGAGTATGAGCGTGCTTCCGCTACCCTCGATCGTATACCGCTCTTTTTTGTGACTGATTCCGTCCGAAAGAAAGTTGTTTTTGAGCGGGCCTTGAACTACTATCTCAATGGACGGTTTGCGCAGGCAGAAGGCGAAATCAGGGTTTTGGAGGATATGTTTCAGGGTAAACTTCCTGTGGGTAGTGTCCTTTTGTGTGCACTAATTTTAAATGAGCAGCAAAAATGGGGTGACGCTAAAGCAATGCTTTTGGCAAATGCCTCGTCTGGCGTTTTTGGTAACGATAGTGTTGCTGCCAAAAATCGGATAATGATTCTTTACTCCGATTCCAACACACCAAGGCTTAAGAGTAAAAATACCGCCTTTTGGCTTAGCTTTTTACCTGGGGCTGGTATAGCATACGGAGGGGAACCAGCCGAAGGTGTTCTTAATTTTGTTATGAATGCTGCTGCGTTTGGATTTGGAGTTTATGAGATATACTATGGCTACTACCTAACTGGTTATTTTACTGGCGGAATTTTGCTCGAAAAATTTTACCTTGGAGGTAGAAAGCGCGCTGATTTTCTAGTTGAAAGAACCAACTATGAACGAGCAAAGCATTTTAATAAGCAAGCAAAATCTTCTTTGATGGAGTAATATAACGTCAGTTCGATGAAATCAGGCTTAGTAATATCATTGAAATACAGGCGATTGTATGAGTTCAGTAGGTTGCGCAGCCGAAACCATTTTTGCTGACGAGTGTTCCACATCGAAACCATTACTGCGGTTATAAAACCAGAATAGAATTAGTATTGCGTTGGCGGCGAGTTATGGGCATTACTATCAACAAACGAATTAACGAAAAAAAAAAGGCTATCCTTGCGGATAGCCTTCCTTATACTATATGGGTTGATTAAGCCCACATAAAGAATTTTTCGTTGTCAACATACTTATCGATGTTTTTGTTAACAACACCGTCAATAAGAAGAACAAACCAGTCAACAGTTGGTATAATACCGAAAATACCACAACCGGTGAAGGTATAAAGTGCCCACATGCTACCAGAAGTTCCTAGGTAGTGACGGTGAATACCAAAACCACCAACAACCCAGCAAAGAGCCCAAGCAACAACTGCGTTCTTCTCAGAAGAAACAGTAGTCGTGTTGTTTTCAGTTTTCATTGCATTAAAGTCATAAGCAGAAAGAGAAACCTCAGCAGCATTTTGGAATACTTGATCTACTGCTGCATTGTCTGCATAGTAGTTAGAGGTGTTTGCCATCGATGTGGCTGCAGTTCCAACTAGGAATGCAAAAGCAACTAAAAACTTTTTCATTTAATTAAATTTAATTGGTTAGGCAAAACGTTATCAAAATTAAACGTTTTTTCGATAACAGCAAATTTATTTACTAATTTACTAGTGAAGAATGCTAGATAGTTTCAATAGTTTTTAGAAAATGGTTCTTTTGGTCCGTCGAGAGGGCTCTTGATCCGGCAATAAGTGTATCAACTTCTTTCTTTGTTATTCCTTTTGACTTGAGTAGTGTGGAAGTTTTTAAAAGTTCAATTGCATAAAGCGGATTTTCCTTGTATTGATTATGGAGTAAGACAATGAGGTATTCTGAGTGGGTATAATCTTTATTGATTTCCGACCGCACCTTGTAGAGGAAGTAACTCGCTTCAGTTTTCACAACAGGAAAATCGGATTTGAGGCATTGATTTAGTTGAGTCTGGCCTAATGTCATATCCGCTTTCGGGAAGAATATTAGCGATTTAGCCAGTAGCGGATGTTGTTGCTTTATGGAGCCAAAGGCATAGTTATACATTCCCGCGAGAAGTTTGTATTCCTCACAATCATTGGAGTGCTTAATTACGTATTTTATGTTAGGTAGGAGTTTAAAGTATGTGTCCAGTGCTTTAAATTTTTCGTCGAAGTAAGCATCGCACCTTAACTTAAAAATTCCGGAATAGAGTAGCAGAAAAATATCTTTTTGCGATTGTAGTTTTGCTTTTTCGGATCTCCTTACAAGGGCAATAAAGGTTGATGTAATCTTATTGTAGTTTTCAACTTTATTCACGTTGCTGAGAATGT containing:
- a CDS encoding tetratricopeptide repeat protein, producing the protein MKKLIIACCFIFTFPFATFSIDRPSADSLVKEGRYLDAALEYERLCFLSDSNNKNELLMQKALCLRWAGEYERASATLDRIPLFFVTDSVRKKVVFERALNYYLNGRFAQAEGEIRVLEDMFQGKLPVGSVLLCALILNEQQKWGDAKAMLLANASSGVFGNDSVAAKNRIMILYSDSNTPRLKSKNTAFWLSFLPGAGIAYGGEPAEGVLNFVMNAAAFGFGVYEIYYGYYLTGYFTGGILLEKFYLGGRKRADFLVERTNYERAKHFNKQAKSSLME
- a CDS encoding TM2 domain-containing protein; translation: MKKFLVAFAFLVGTAATSMANTSNYYADNAAVDQVFQNAAEVSLSAYDFNAMKTENNTTTVSSEKNAVVAWALCWVVGGFGIHRHYLGTSGSMWALYTFTGCGIFGIIPTVDWFVLLIDGVVNKNIDKYVDNEKFFMWA